From the Lysobacter sp. FW306-1B-D06B genome, one window contains:
- a CDS encoding hemin uptake protein HemP, whose protein sequence is MSMRPTLLQLKPRTERLTPPIAAVAPGAPVGLPFASGLVESDELLRGGREVLIRHGGEVYRLRHTRNDKLILTK, encoded by the coding sequence ATGTCGATGCGTCCCACGCTGCTGCAGCTCAAGCCCCGTACCGAACGCCTGACGCCGCCCATCGCCGCGGTCGCGCCGGGTGCGCCCGTCGGCCTGCCGTTCGCCAGCGGCCTCGTCGAAAGCGACGAGCTGCTGCGTGGCGGCCGCGAAGTGCTGATCCGCCACGGCGGCGAGGTCTACCGTCTGCGCCACACGCGCAACGACAAGCTGATCCTCACCAAGTAA